Within Desulfolithobacter dissulfuricans, the genomic segment ACCCTCTCCGTGATCCGCAAAAACAATACCATACCGAGGCGACCAGTCCATGCTGAAACTGATTATCTTTGACTGTGACGGGGTTCTCTTTGAATCCCGGGAGGCCAACCGCCACTATTACAACCACCTGCTGGCCCATTTCGGCTGCCCGCCCATGAGCGAGGAGGAGGTGGATTATGTCCATATCCACAACGTGTTTGAATCGGTCGTCCATATCTTCCGCAACCATCCCCAGGTTGACATGAAGGAGGTTGACCGCTATCGGGCACAGCTGAGCTATGATCCCTTTTTGCAGTACATGATCATGGAACCGGACCTGATGGATTTTCTCCAGATCATCAAACCACGCTACCACACCGCCATCTCCACCAACCGGACCACCACCATGGATCTGATTCTCGATATCTTCAGACTCAGGCCCTGGTTCGACATGGTGGTCACGGCCCTGACTGCCGGTCGTCCCAAGCCGGCTCCGGACGGTTTGCACATGATCCTCGACCGGTTTGGCGTCCGGGTGGACGAGGCGATCTATATCGGTGACTCAACCGTGGACCGGGATCACTGCCAAAGTGTGGGCATGGAGCTGATCGCCTTCAAGAATCCCGACCTGGAGGCAAGCTATCATGTGGACCGGTTCATGGATATCCTCAGCCTGCCTCCCCTGCAGGCCGATCCTGACTCTGCGGCTGCAGGATCATAAGCTTCATGGATGGGGAAAAAATTATCTGCAAAAATCATGGTCTTTGTCAGATCAGACGCTATAATGACTGAAAGGACCACGTCGTAGCAGGACCGCAAATCCAGAATGAATGCCCGTTTGATCTGCAGCTGAGTAGTTTTGGCAGAATCACCATTTACAGGGGCAGCAGAACCTGCTATCCTGCAACAGGTTGTTTTGTAATTGTTATTGAAAAGGAGTCTGACAGACCAGGGTAACGAGATTTAAGAAATAACGCCTGCGCCTGCCGCTTCCCTGAACAGCAATCTTTTACCATCCTCCCTCTATGCCATGACAACCCTGCAGGATTTTTTTGCGCAGAAGATCAAGCTGCCCTCTCCTCCGGCCATTGCCCTGAAAATCCTGGAGGCTGTACGCAAGGATGAAAATTCCTTTGAAGAGCTGGCCCAGATCATCTCGGCCGATCCCGCCCTCACAGCCCGTATTCTCAAAATTGCCAACTCCGCTCTGTACGGCTTCCCGAGCCCGGTCAAATCCCTGAGCCAGGCCACAGCCCTGGTCGGCTTCAATACCCTGAAAAATATCGCTCTCTCCTTTATCATTGTCCAGGACATGCAGCGCGCCACCGTGGGAGGCTTTGATCTGAACCTGTTCTGGCGCCGGGCCATCACCGCGGCCGTGGCGGCGGAGACCCTGGCTGAAGAGATAGGCTACCAGGACCG encodes:
- a CDS encoding HAD family hydrolase; protein product: MLKLIIFDCDGVLFESREANRHYYNHLLAHFGCPPMSEEEVDYVHIHNVFESVVHIFRNHPQVDMKEVDRYRAQLSYDPFLQYMIMEPDLMDFLQIIKPRYHTAISTNRTTTMDLILDIFRLRPWFDMVVTALTAGRPKPAPDGLHMILDRFGVRVDEAIYIGDSTVDRDHCQSVGMELIAFKNPDLEASYHVDRFMDILSLPPLQADPDSAAAGS